A single genomic interval of Zobellia nedashkovskayae harbors:
- a CDS encoding TIGR03915 family putative DNA repair protein, which yields MNATKTLIYDGSFNGFLTAIFVAFDEKSQIADIQKNSASQNGLFSEPETIFTQMDKAKRVWNGIHKKSHNAIKDIYFAFLSENKGIELVLYRYICKLFAANTSIASDYSDDIVLKTSQLARSVGREKHRMEAFVRFQLTKDEIYFANIEPDFDVLPLISKHFRSRYADQQWLIYDIKRKYGIFYDLNQVEVVSLDLDEIHTNSLNKSAHFGDEEYNYQDLWNNYFKSTNIKSRINLKLHKQHVPKRYWKYLSEKKVV from the coding sequence ATGAATGCGACAAAAACCTTAATTTACGACGGAAGCTTCAACGGATTTCTAACCGCTATTTTTGTGGCGTTTGATGAAAAGTCTCAAATAGCCGATATTCAAAAGAATTCCGCCTCTCAAAATGGACTTTTTTCCGAACCCGAAACCATTTTTACGCAAATGGACAAGGCCAAAAGAGTATGGAATGGCATTCATAAAAAGAGTCACAACGCCATTAAGGATATCTACTTTGCTTTCTTGAGCGAGAATAAGGGCATTGAATTAGTTTTGTACCGATATATTTGTAAATTATTTGCTGCTAATACTTCAATAGCCTCTGATTACTCAGATGATATCGTTTTAAAGACAAGTCAATTGGCAAGGTCCGTTGGTCGAGAAAAACATCGTATGGAGGCTTTTGTACGGTTTCAATTAACTAAAGATGAAATCTATTTCGCCAATATAGAACCGGATTTTGATGTTTTGCCTTTAATCTCTAAACATTTTAGGTCTAGATATGCAGACCAGCAATGGCTTATCTATGATATAAAACGTAAGTACGGTATTTTTTATGATTTAAATCAAGTTGAAGTTGTTTCCCTAGACCTTGATGAAATCCACACCAACAGTTTGAATAAAAGCGCTCATTTTGGTGATGAAGAATACAACTACCAAGACCTTTGGAACAATTACTTTAAAAGTACAAACATCAAATCGCGCATTAATTTAAAACTTCACAAACAACACGTTCCAAAACGTTATTGGAAATATTTAAGTGAGAAAAAGGTGGTATAG
- the uvrA gene encoding excinuclease ABC subunit UvrA, whose translation MINYEENIEVQGARVHNLKNIDVTIPREKLVVITGLSGSGKSSLAFDTIYAEGQRRYIETFSAYARQFLGGMERPDVDKIDGLSPVIAIEQKTTSKSPRSTVGTITEIYDFLRLLFARAGDAYSYNTGEKMVSYSDEQIKELIKKDYDGKKINILAPIIKSRKGHYRELFEQIAKQGFVKVRVDGEVKDIVKGMKADRYKTHDIEIVIDRLKVVDSEDMDKRLTESLNTAMYSGDNVLMVLEEGQSVARYFSRDLMCPTTGISYPVPEPNTFSFNSPKGMCPNCNGLGHVYEVNEKKIFPDKKLSIKSGGIAPLGEYKNSWAFKQIETIAKRYEFELTDPISKISEEAIDVLLNGGHETFEVDSKSLGVKRNYKIDYEGIANFIKNQYEEAGTTALKRWAKEYMDKITCPVCEGSRLRKESLNFKINEQNIAQLAHLDIAELAKFFKGLEKKLEGNQLKIAEEIIKEIRTRIQFLLDVGLDYLSLNRSSKSLSGGEAQRIRLATQIGSQLVGVLYILDEPSIGLHQRDNTRLIKSLESLRDLGNSVIVVEHDRDMIECADHVIDIGPRAGKHGGEIISQGSPKDLKNENTLTADYITGKKQIAIPEKRRKGNGKKITLSGCTGNNLKNVSITLPLGQMIGVTGVSGSGKSTLINETLYPIMNAHYFNGVKKPMPYKKITGLEHIDKVIDINQSPIGRTPRSNPATYTGVFGEIRALFSKTPEAAIRGYKPGRFSFNVKGGRCETCQGGGLRVIEMNFLPDVYVECETCNGKRFNRETLEIRYKGKSIADVLEMTINEAVDFFELIPKIYRKLKTIQDVGLGYISLGQQSTTLSGGEAQRIKLATELSKRDTGNTFYILDEPTTGLHFEDIRVLMEVLTRLVDKGNTILVIEHNMDVIKIVDYIIDIGYEGGRGGGKVVAKGTPEEVAKDKKSYTAKYLGPELNIPD comes from the coding sequence ATGATAAACTACGAAGAAAATATTGAGGTTCAGGGTGCTCGTGTCCACAACCTTAAAAATATAGATGTTACCATACCCAGAGAAAAATTAGTGGTTATAACCGGGCTTTCCGGAAGTGGCAAATCTTCTCTTGCTTTTGATACAATTTATGCCGAAGGCCAACGCCGGTATATTGAAACTTTTTCAGCCTATGCCAGACAATTTTTAGGAGGCATGGAAAGGCCTGATGTGGATAAAATTGACGGTCTATCGCCAGTTATCGCTATCGAACAGAAAACCACCTCAAAATCACCACGGTCTACAGTAGGTACGATTACTGAAATTTATGATTTTCTCCGCCTGCTTTTTGCACGAGCTGGAGATGCTTACAGTTATAATACAGGCGAGAAAATGGTGAGTTATAGTGATGAGCAGATAAAAGAGCTCATAAAAAAGGATTATGATGGTAAGAAAATCAATATCCTTGCTCCTATTATTAAATCTAGAAAAGGACATTATAGAGAGCTTTTTGAGCAAATTGCCAAACAAGGGTTTGTAAAAGTCAGGGTTGATGGCGAGGTAAAAGATATTGTCAAGGGAATGAAAGCGGATCGCTATAAAACCCACGATATAGAAATTGTAATTGACCGTCTAAAAGTAGTTGATTCGGAAGATATGGACAAACGTCTCACCGAATCCCTGAATACCGCTATGTACAGTGGAGACAACGTACTTATGGTATTGGAAGAAGGTCAATCTGTTGCGCGGTACTTTAGCCGTGACCTGATGTGCCCAACCACTGGCATCTCCTACCCTGTTCCTGAGCCTAATACGTTTTCGTTCAACTCTCCCAAAGGAATGTGTCCTAATTGTAATGGTTTGGGCCATGTTTACGAGGTGAACGAGAAAAAGATATTCCCAGATAAAAAATTATCTATTAAATCTGGAGGAATCGCTCCCCTTGGAGAGTATAAAAATTCTTGGGCATTTAAACAGATAGAAACCATAGCTAAACGCTATGAATTTGAACTGACAGACCCTATTTCAAAAATTTCTGAAGAAGCTATTGACGTTCTCCTTAACGGTGGTCACGAAACCTTTGAGGTGGATTCTAAGAGCTTAGGTGTTAAACGGAATTATAAAATTGATTATGAAGGTATTGCCAACTTTATTAAAAATCAATATGAAGAAGCCGGCACAACAGCCCTAAAACGTTGGGCCAAAGAATATATGGACAAAATCACCTGTCCTGTATGCGAAGGGTCCCGTTTGCGAAAAGAATCGCTCAATTTTAAAATAAACGAACAGAATATAGCGCAACTAGCCCATTTGGATATTGCTGAACTGGCTAAATTCTTTAAAGGTTTAGAAAAGAAGTTAGAAGGAAATCAGCTTAAGATTGCCGAAGAAATTATTAAAGAAATACGAACACGTATTCAGTTTCTTTTAGATGTTGGTCTTGACTATCTTTCGCTAAACAGAAGCTCAAAATCACTATCCGGTGGTGAAGCACAACGTATACGATTGGCTACACAGATTGGCTCGCAGTTGGTTGGCGTGCTTTATATTCTTGATGAACCTAGTATTGGTTTACATCAACGAGACAACACAAGATTAATTAAATCGCTGGAGTCACTTCGTGATTTAGGCAATTCAGTGATTGTTGTGGAGCATGACCGAGACATGATAGAGTGTGCAGACCACGTAATAGATATAGGTCCGAGAGCCGGAAAGCATGGTGGTGAGATTATCTCTCAAGGCTCTCCAAAGGATTTAAAAAATGAGAATACCCTAACAGCTGATTATATTACTGGAAAAAAACAGATTGCAATTCCTGAAAAACGTAGAAAAGGGAATGGTAAAAAAATCACCCTTTCTGGATGTACCGGAAATAATTTAAAGAATGTTTCTATAACGCTTCCATTAGGTCAAATGATTGGGGTTACAGGCGTCTCTGGTAGTGGAAAATCTACATTAATAAACGAGACCCTCTACCCTATCATGAACGCTCATTATTTTAATGGCGTAAAGAAACCTATGCCTTATAAGAAGATTACTGGGTTAGAGCATATTGACAAAGTCATAGACATTAACCAGTCACCCATAGGTAGGACGCCTAGGTCTAACCCTGCCACCTATACCGGAGTTTTTGGAGAGATTCGTGCATTGTTCTCCAAAACACCAGAAGCAGCTATTAGAGGCTACAAACCTGGTCGTTTTAGTTTCAATGTAAAAGGTGGTCGTTGTGAAACCTGTCAAGGTGGTGGTCTACGAGTTATTGAAATGAACTTTTTACCCGATGTTTATGTTGAATGCGAGACTTGTAACGGAAAACGCTTCAACAGGGAAACACTAGAAATACGCTATAAAGGCAAATCTATAGCCGATGTTTTGGAGATGACAATCAACGAAGCTGTCGATTTTTTTGAGCTTATACCCAAAATTTATCGTAAGTTGAAGACCATTCAAGACGTAGGATTGGGCTATATCTCACTAGGACAACAGTCCACTACGCTTTCGGGTGGTGAGGCTCAGCGTATTAAGCTTGCCACGGAGCTTTCTAAGCGAGATACGGGCAATACTTTTTATATTTTGGATGAACCCACTACAGGACTTCATTTTGAGGATATTCGAGTTTTGATGGAAGTTTTGACTCGTTTGGTAGACAAAGGAAATACCATATTAGTCATTGAACATAATATGGATGTTATAAAAATTGTAGATTATATTATTGATATTGGCTATGAAGGTGGTCGTGGCGGCGGAAAAGTAGTTGCCAAAGGAACACCGGAAGAAGTTGCTAAAGATAAAAAAAGCTATACGGCAAAGTACTTGGGACCAGAATTGAATATTCCGGACTAG
- a CDS encoding LOG family protein produces MRKEQHHKGWNEIKTNDSWAIFKIMGEFVMGFEKMGSIGPCVSIFGSARTKVGDKYYELAVSIAESIANAGYGVITGGGPGIMEAGNKGAHLAGGTSVGLNIDLPFEQHDNPYIDSDKSLDFDYFFVRKVMFVKYSQGFVVMPGGFGTLDELFEAITLIQTNKIEKFPIILVGSEFWTGLMDWVKNTMLEMKTISAHDLDLIKIADTEDEVVDIIDAFYKGRNLSPNF; encoded by the coding sequence ATGAGAAAAGAACAACATCATAAAGGTTGGAACGAAATAAAGACTAACGATTCATGGGCCATATTTAAAATTATGGGCGAATTTGTAATGGGATTTGAAAAAATGGGTTCTATTGGCCCATGCGTTTCTATTTTTGGTTCAGCCCGTACCAAAGTAGGTGATAAATATTATGAGTTAGCAGTTAGTATTGCTGAAAGTATAGCAAATGCAGGGTATGGTGTAATAACTGGTGGAGGACCTGGTATTATGGAGGCTGGTAACAAAGGTGCACATTTAGCAGGTGGAACTTCTGTTGGTTTAAATATTGACTTGCCGTTTGAACAACATGACAACCCATATATAGATTCTGATAAAAGTTTAGATTTTGATTATTTTTTCGTGAGAAAAGTAATGTTCGTTAAATACTCTCAGGGTTTCGTTGTTATGCCAGGTGGTTTTGGGACTCTAGATGAACTTTTTGAAGCAATTACTCTTATTCAGACTAACAAAATTGAAAAATTTCCAATAATTCTTGTTGGGAGTGAATTTTGGACCGGTCTTATGGATTGGGTCAAGAACACTATGCTGGAGATGAAAACTATAAGTGCTCATGATTTAGATCTTATTAAAATTGCAGATACGGAAGATGAAGTTGTAGATATTATTGATGCATTCTACAAGGGCCGAAACTTGAGTCCTAATTTTTAA
- a CDS encoding gluzincin family metallopeptidase yields MKIKHLIFLFYLGTVLLGGFGELAAQHENVLTATLDGQNKEIQVQQEFTYKNNSNQTLSTLYFNDWAHAYASKNTGLAKRFDEQFKKSLHLAKKNERGYTTIISAVDSEYRGLHWKRTTGEDIIKIDLNSPLPAGASAKLFLTYTIKLPENKFTPYGYDKRKNSYYLKDWYLTPSYFDGAWHLYSNKNLEDLFTGVTETTVNFVYPKNLNLATNFTVLGNSSISNGQMAQLTADQQKNCEILLSPEKRFMTHVTPQITVITDIEAFKYADVFKGLSINRVTEFIENNLGKYPHRQLLVSQLDYEKNPLYGINQLPSFIRPYEEQFQFEMKFLKTALINILEETLFLDPRKEQWLSDAIANYLMIEYVEEFYPDQKLLGKLSKIWGVRSFNLAKMNFNEQYTFLYMLTARTNLDQPLSTSNDSLIKFNQKIGNKYKAGLGLAYLASYIGKDKVDKSIKTFYKHYKLSQVKTLDFESILKRSTSTDIDWFFKDFVTTDRKIDFKIKKVEKTQDSLKVTIKNKKGTNVPISMFGLKNDTVVSKYWFSGINDIKTVTIPKNGEKRLVLNYDQKIPEFNQRDNWKSLGGFFSGNKKLKFTFFRDSENPYYNQVFYVPILNFNIYDGWTPGMRLYNKTLLERPFVYDFAPSYSFREKAFVGSGRISYRKYLSKSGLYLANYSLGGSTYHFQENSRYSTITPSITFGWRPANLISNKREFLRFRYVNVLRDKAESLGDFETPPDYSIMNVRYTNRNPGIINYVSWFADAQHASDFTKVAFELEYRKLFESNRQFNFRFYAGKFIRNKTTDYADPNYYSFALDRPTDYLFDYGYLGRSEDSGIYSQQIIIAEGGFKSFLPQEYRFANDYLATINTSVNLWKWIEVYSDLGYVKNKGVNGKFVYDSGVRLNLLTDYFELYLPVYSNNGWEVSQPNYGEKIRFIVTVSPKTLIGLFTRKWF; encoded by the coding sequence TTGAAAATCAAACACCTCATATTTTTATTTTATCTCGGAACTGTTCTTTTAGGCGGTTTCGGAGAGCTAGCCGCGCAACACGAAAACGTCTTGACAGCTACATTAGACGGACAAAATAAAGAGATACAGGTTCAACAAGAATTTACGTATAAGAACAATTCTAACCAAACGTTAAGTACACTATACTTTAATGATTGGGCCCATGCTTATGCAAGTAAGAACACGGGGTTAGCCAAGCGTTTTGATGAACAATTCAAGAAAAGTCTGCACTTGGCCAAAAAGAACGAAAGAGGCTACACTACAATTATAAGTGCGGTAGATAGCGAATATAGAGGTCTTCACTGGAAGCGTACTACAGGTGAGGATATTATAAAAATAGACCTAAACAGTCCGCTTCCCGCAGGTGCATCTGCTAAACTTTTTTTAACGTACACCATAAAGCTTCCTGAAAATAAGTTTACGCCTTATGGTTATGACAAGAGAAAGAATAGTTACTACCTAAAAGACTGGTATTTAACACCCTCTTATTTTGATGGTGCTTGGCATTTATATTCCAATAAAAATTTAGAAGACCTTTTTACGGGTGTTACAGAAACTACGGTAAATTTTGTTTACCCCAAGAATTTAAACCTTGCCACTAACTTTACGGTTTTAGGAAACAGCAGCATCTCCAACGGCCAAATGGCACAGTTAACGGCGGACCAACAAAAGAATTGCGAGATTTTACTTAGTCCGGAAAAGCGATTTATGACCCACGTTACCCCTCAAATAACAGTAATTACTGATATTGAAGCATTTAAGTATGCAGATGTATTTAAAGGACTGTCTATCAACAGGGTTACAGAATTCATAGAGAATAATTTAGGTAAATATCCGCATCGCCAATTATTGGTTAGTCAGTTGGATTATGAAAAGAATCCATTGTACGGCATCAATCAGTTGCCTTCTTTCATAAGACCTTATGAAGAGCAGTTTCAATTTGAGATGAAATTTTTAAAAACTGCACTTATAAATATATTAGAAGAAACCCTTTTCTTAGACCCTAGAAAAGAACAATGGTTAAGTGATGCTATTGCCAACTATTTAATGATAGAATATGTAGAGGAGTTTTACCCAGACCAAAAACTGCTTGGAAAACTATCTAAAATATGGGGAGTTCGCAGTTTCAATCTAGCAAAAATGAATTTCAACGAACAGTATACGTTTTTGTATATGCTTACTGCTCGTACCAACTTAGATCAACCTCTTAGCACTAGCAACGATTCCCTAATTAAATTCAACCAAAAAATTGGTAATAAATATAAGGCGGGACTTGGACTAGCATATCTTGCGAGTTATATTGGCAAAGACAAGGTAGATAAGAGCATAAAAACCTTTTATAAACATTATAAGCTTAGTCAAGTAAAAACCTTGGATTTTGAATCGATATTAAAAAGATCTACGAGTACAGATATCGACTGGTTTTTTAAAGACTTTGTAACTACTGATCGTAAAATAGATTTTAAGATTAAAAAAGTAGAAAAAACCCAAGATTCTCTTAAAGTTACCATTAAGAACAAGAAAGGGACCAACGTACCTATTTCTATGTTCGGTCTTAAGAATGATACCGTAGTTTCTAAATATTGGTTTTCCGGTATTAATGATATAAAAACAGTTACTATTCCAAAGAATGGTGAAAAACGACTAGTTCTTAACTATGACCAAAAAATTCCTGAATTTAACCAAAGGGACAACTGGAAATCTTTAGGAGGGTTTTTCTCAGGAAATAAAAAGCTGAAATTCACTTTTTTCCGTGATTCTGAGAATCCATATTATAACCAGGTGTTTTACGTTCCTATTCTAAATTTTAATATTTATGACGGATGGACGCCAGGCATGCGACTGTATAATAAAACATTGTTAGAGCGTCCTTTCGTATACGATTTTGCCCCCTCCTATTCATTCCGTGAAAAAGCTTTTGTAGGCTCAGGACGGATTTCGTACCGAAAGTATCTTAGTAAAAGTGGACTTTATTTGGCTAACTATAGCCTTGGAGGTTCTACTTATCACTTTCAAGAAAATTCACGATACTCCACCATTACGCCTTCAATTACTTTTGGATGGAGACCAGCAAACCTTATATCTAACAAAAGGGAGTTCCTACGTTTTAGGTATGTAAACGTATTAAGAGACAAAGCAGAGAGTTTAGGTGATTTTGAGACGCCGCCGGATTACAGTATTATGAATGTCCGGTATACCAATAGAAACCCCGGGATTATTAATTATGTTTCGTGGTTTGCAGATGCTCAACATGCAAGTGATTTTACCAAAGTGGCTTTTGAATTGGAATATCGTAAACTGTTTGAAAGTAACCGGCAGTTCAATTTCCGTTTCTACGCAGGTAAATTTATCAGAAACAAGACTACGGATTACGCAGACCCCAATTATTACAGTTTTGCATTAGACCGCCCCACAGATTATTTATTTGATTATGGCTATTTGGGACGCTCGGAAGACTCGGGTATTTATAGTCAACAGATTATTATTGCCGAAGGTGGATTTAAATCCTTTCTTCCTCAAGAATATCGTTTTGCAAATGACTATTTAGCCACTATAAACACTAGTGTTAACCTATGGAAATGGATTGAGGTCTATAGCGATTTGGGTTATGTCAAGAATAAAGGTGTAAACGGGAAATTCGTATATGATTCCGGGGTTAGATTAAACCTTCTTACAGACTATTTTGAATTATACCTTCCGGTGTATTCCAATAACGGATGGGAAGTCTCACAGCCCAACTATGGAGAGAAAATTAGATTTATTGTCACTGTGAGTCCAAAAACGTTAATTGGCCTGTTCACACGGAAATGGTTTTAA